Part of the Novipirellula artificiosorum genome, GATTCCGATCAATGCACTTTACAGTGCCGATGATTTGGCGGATTGTGATCACCTCGACACGATGCCCGGCTTTGCGCCGTTCATTCGCGGGCCGTACGCGACGATGTACGTCATGCGTCCATGGACCGTGCGTCAATACGCAGGTTTTTCCACTGCCAAGGAATCCAACGCGTTCTACCGCCGCAACTTAGCCGCGGGTCAAAAGGGGCTTAGTATCGCGTTCGACTTGGCGACCCACCGTGGCTACGATTCCGATCACCCTCGCGTTGCGGGCGATGTCGGCATGGCGGGTGTGGCGATCGACAGTATCTACGACATGCGAATGCTGTTCGATGGGATCCCGCTCGATAAGATGAGCGTGTCGATGACGATGAACGGTGCGGTCCTGCCCGTCATGGCGCTCTATATCGTTGCGGCAGAAGAACAAGGCGTAGAGCCCGAAAAGCTTTCGGGAACGATCCAGAACGACATCTTGAAGGAGTTCATGGTTCGCAATACCTACATCTATCCGCCCGAACCGAGTGTTCGCATCATCGCCGACATTTTCGATTACACCTCGCGTGCGATGCCAAAGTTCAACAGCATTTCGATCAGCGGGTACCACATGCAAGAAGCGGGTGCGACCGCCGACCTCGAGTTGGCTTACACGCTCGCCGACGGACTCGAATATGTTCGAACCGGCATCAAAGCGAACTTGGATGTCGACGCATTTTGCCCTCGATTGTCGTTCTTCTGGGGCATCGGGATGAACTACTTCATGGAAGTGGCGAAGATGCGAGCGGCGCGGCTGATTTGGGCCAAATTGATCAAGCAGTTTGATCCCAAGAACCCAAAAAGCTTGTCGCTAAGGACGCACAGCCAAACCAGTGGTTGGAGCCTGGTGGCACAGGACGTTTACAACAACGTGATCCGCACCTGCGTCGAAGCGATGGCAGCAACGCATGGCCATACGCAATCGTTGCACACCAATGCACTTGATGAAGCGATCGCGCTGCCGACGGACTTTTCGGCCCGAATTGCTCGCAACACGCAGTTGTTCTTGCAGCAGGAAACCGATACCTGCAGCGTGGTTGACGCCTGGGGCGGTAGCTACTTCTTGGAAAAACTGACCCACGATTTGGCACAGCGGGCCTGGGGGCATATCCTGGAGGTCGAAGAAGTCGGTGGGATGACCAAGGCAATTCAGGCGGGCATTCCAAAAATGCGAATCGAAGAAGCGGCCGCGCGAACCCAGGCCCATATCGATTCGGGGAAGCAACCCGTGATCGGGATGAACAAGTATCGCTTGGCGGTGGAAGATGAACTGAAAGTGTTGCAAGTCGACAACACCGCAGTCCGCACCGCACAAATCGAGAGTTTGAAAAAACTGCGAGCCGAACGTGACCAAATTGAAGTCGATGCGAAGTTGGCGGCGCTGACCGCTGCGGCGCGAGACAAGAACGGTAACCTGCTTGAATTGGCGGTCGATGCGGCTCGAGCGAAGGCGACCGTTGGGGAAATGAGTGCGGCGCTCGAAGAAGTTTACGGTCGCTACGAAGCGCCGGTGCAAGCCGTACGTGGTGTGTACGCCGGTGAAATCAAGGGACACGATTCGATGAAGAAAGTACTCGACTTGGTCGATCGGTTTGAAAAGGCCGAGGGTCGTCGGCCTCGTATCATGGTTGCCAAGATGGGACAAGATGGGCACGACCGCGGTCAGAAGGTCATCGCCTCGGCGTTTGCCGACCTCGGCTTCGACGTGGACATCGGTCCGCTCTTCCGGACTCCCGGTGAAACGGCAAAGCAAGCGGTCGAAAACGACGTTCATATCGTCGGTGTCAGCTCGCTTGCCGCAGGCCATTTGACGCTGGTGCCTGAGCTCAAGCAAGAACTGACCAAGCTCGGTCGTGAAGACATCATGATTGTTGCCGGTGGCGTGATTCCACCTCAAGATTACCAGGCGTTGTACGACGCGGGAGCCGCGGCCGTGTTCGGTCCCGGTACGGTGATCAGCGATGCCGCAGTGATGTTGCTTCAGAAGCTTGCGGATCAGCTTGAGATTTCGCTGGTCTCCTAGTGCAAAGGGCCCCAAGCGGTCGGTCGTACCCCCATTCTTCGCTGTGACAAATCACTAGCGGAGCGCTGCAGTTGATGCCTTGACGTGCCGGGCGGTCGGAGCCATGTCGTTGTTCTTCGTGAACAACGACAGGGTTCTGTGTTGGGTTGTTCCAGCTCTACCGCACGGCTCTCCTTCCCTCTCGCACGCTACGGCGTGACCTCCAACACTCCATTCCTCATGTCCCCCGCACCACGCCGTCGCCAACTGACCGCAGACGATTACTTCGCAGGCGTTCGCGACCGCAACCTGTCGGTCTTTGCTCAAGCGCTGACCGTGATCGAGTCGAGTAGTCCCCGGCATCGCCCGATTGCCGAAGAATTGCTCACACGGCTACTTCCGTTCACGGGTGATGCGTTGCGGATTGGAATTACGGGGGTTCCCGGCGTGGGCAAGAGTACGTTCATCGAAGCCCTGGGGATGCACTTGGTTCGGCGTGGATTGCAGGTCGCTGTTTTGGCGGTCGATCCCTCAAGCGGCGTCAGCGGGGGCAGCATTCTCGGCGACAAAACTCGTATGAATGAACTGGCGTCCGAGGTCAACGCGTTCATTCGTCCGTCGCCTGCGGCGGGGACGCTCGGCGGCGTGGCGAACAAGACACGCGAAACCATGTTTGTCGCCGAAGCGGCCGGTTACGATGTGGTTCTGGTCGAAACCGTGGGGGTCGGTCAATCGGAAACGATGGTGTGTGACATGACCGATTGTTTTTTGGCGCTGATGTTGCCAGGGGCCGGCGATGAGCTTCAAGGAATCAAAAGGGGGCTGTTGGAACTTGCGGATGTGATTGCGGTGAACAAAGCCGATGGCGACAACCGCAAAGCTGCGGAGCTCGCGGCACGGCAATACCACACCGCCTTGGAGTCGTTGACCGGACATGACCGTGAAAAAGCACCCACCATCTTGACCTGCAGTGCTCGTGACGATGCCGGCATCGAAGCGGTTTGGGAAGCGATCGAAACGAAGTGCCAAATGCGGCGAGACCGCGGTGAGTTTATCGATCGTCGCCAACGCCAAAATCTGCGATGGTTATGGGCACTGGTCGATGAGCATCTGCGGCGAGCGATCCACACGCACTCGGCCGTGAAGCAGATCTACGCCGACATTGAGCAACAGGTCCTGCTTGGTCAAATGCCGGCCGCAGCCGGCGCCAGGCAGATCTTTGCCGCGTTGGGGCTAGAGTAGCGACTCGCCCGTGATGCGTTGAAAGGCTTCGTGGTATTTCGCTGCCGTCTGCTCGATCACCTCGGGTGGTAGCGGAGGCGGATTGCTTTGTTTGTCCCATCCGCATGTCGACAAGTATTCGCGGACAAATTGTTTGTCGAACGACGGTTGAGCTGCACCTGGCGAATAGCTCGCTGCGTCCCAGAACCGAGAGCTGTCGGGTGTCAAGACTTCATCCACCAAGACCAATTCGTCATTCACGATGCCAAATTCGAATTTCGTGTCGGCGATCAGCAAGCCTCGGGTGGCTGCGTATTGGGAGGCCTGTTCGTAGATCTCGAGGCTCTTGCGGCGAAGTTCTAGCGCCAAGTCGCTGCCCACATCGGCGATCATTCGGCCAATCGATACGTTCTCGTCGTGCCCTTCTTCCGCCTTCGTTGCGGGCGTGAAGATGGCTTCGGGTAAGCGATCACATTGACGAAGCCCTGGGGGAAGCTTGTTGCCGCAGACCTCCCCGCTTGCCTCGTACTCTCGCAACCCGCTCCCTTCCAAATAGCCGCGGACCACGCATTCGAATGGGACCACCTTCGCTTTTTCGACAATCATGATGCGTCCCTCGAGCGGCGCGGTATCAAATTGATTCGACACGCGGACCGGGACGTCGCTGCTGCGCAAGTGATGGCGAACGTCGAGGCGAGAGAACCAAAACCGGCTCATTTGCGTCAGCAAACGGCCCTTGCCAGGGATCCCGCTCGGCAGGATGAAGTCAAAGGCACTGATCCGGTCGCTGCTGACGATCATCAATGCGTCGCCCAGATCGTAGACATCGCGTACCTTGCCGCTACGTCGTGGGAGCGGCAAGTGGGTCTTGAGCAGGGCGCCGGAGGCGTCGAATTCGTAAAGGTCGTCGGTCGGTTCGTTCGCGGTGGGGTTCATAAGCTTACTTTCGCAAACGATGCGATGGCCGACAAGCCGGCTCACTATTTTGGGGCTCGCCCTGTCTCGTCTCGCGTGCTGGGCGGTGAGAAAGTACAATACGCAAGGAACGCCAATCTTTCCGCAGAAGCTGGTCTCGGTTTCTGGCGGATCCAAAACGGTATGGCGGAGTTTTGCGTTGATTGGGTTTTCTTCTTTTCCTTGGAATAGCTTGGCTTGCAACTATGGGACAGTTTCACTTTGACGTCCCCGACACGGTGCAGGATCTGGTCAAGGAATCGCTGTGGAAAAATGCCTATATCTGTGGCATCGAAGGAGTTCCCTGGCAATCTCGCAGCGAATTTGATGGCTCGCAACTCACAATCACTCGCGGGATCGATTCGTCTGGGAAACTCTTTTTGGCCTGCCCGGTCGAAGGCGTCGGCTATACGACACTCAGCACGTGCAGTCTTCGTCCGCTCGACGAGCCCCATTTGTTGATGCTCGAATTGGCCCGCGGCAGTTGCTCGCGGGCTCGAGTTCAATCCGATGCTTGGGAACGTGCCGGGTTGGTGTTGAGCGCCAAGTTCAACGATCTTCTGCAACGGGGTACGGATCGATTTCTTGACGCCGCACAGCGGCGAGGTGACCCAGGCACGGCATCCGAAATCGCCGTCGAAGCGATCGCGTTCTTGACTCAGGCGCTGGCTGACCTCGGTGACAGCTATGCGATGCAGTCGATTGCATTCCGCAAGCAACGCGAGACACAGATTGGAACGTTGCTGGGTGCGTCGGTCGTTCCGCCTAGCCCCAAGGAAAGCCCGCATGCCGAGGACTATTGCAGCGCATTCAATACCGCAGCGGTGCGTGTCAGCTGGGCGGAAATCGAAACGGATTCAGGTCGGTTTGATTACGACGCGGCCGAAGCATCGATCCAATGGTGTGCCGCGCAGGGATTACGAGTCATTGGTGGACCGCTGTTGGATTTTCGTGAACGCATGCTGCCGCATTGGCTCTACCTGCTTGAAGACAACTTTGAATCACTGCTCGCGTCGGTTTGTCAGTTTGTTGAGCGAACGGTGGTTCAATTGCGTGGGACGGTCCAGCTTTGGAATTGTGCATCGGGACTCAATACGCCCGGTCCGCTGCAGCTTGATGACGAACAAGTCATGCGGTTGGCCGTAGGGATTTTGCAAACGGTTCGTCGCAACGACCCGAACACGCCAGCAATCATGAGTTTCGACCAGCCATTTGGCGAGTACTTGGCGAATCATCGTGATGGAATTTCGCCGCTGCACTTTGCCGATGCACTGGCACGTAGCGGACTCGGTATGGCAGGCTTGGGACTCGACATTCGCCTGAACTACTCCAGCGGCGCGACGCTGCCCCGATCGGCAGTCGACTTTGGTCAAATGATCGACCGCTGGGCGACGTTGGGAATGCCGTTGATGGTGCAGTTGGCAGTCCCTGGGGATCGTGGTGTTGACCAACACGCAACGTTACCGATCGAAACCTTACCGGCCACGCCGTGGGATTTGGATGCTCGCAGTGAGCAGCTTCGAGTCGCGGGACCGCTGATTCGAACGTTGTTAGCAAAACACTGCGTTCATGCTGTCGTCTGGGACGGTTGGTCGGACGCCGAGTCACACCTTTTGAGCCACTCAGGCATGATCGACGAGAACAACCAAGTCCGGCCCCTGCTGGAGTATTTTACTCGGGTCCGTCGGGAGTTCCTGGTTTAAGGCATCGCTTGTTCGGCGTAGGCGGCGAACTCCAAAGCGGCCTTCTCGGGATCGAATTTGCCTTGATGCAAAAGGACTCGACAACGGATGTCCAACGAGGTTCCCGCGCGAAGCGTGACCCCGGCGGTTGGTTTTCCACCCGTGAAGTGATGCACGCCGAAGGGATTGGCCGCAAACAATCCGTAAGTCCGTACGTGCCAAAAGCAGGGTGCCGCGAAACTGGACGGATGATAGAACAGGGTGATCCCAACCGTTTTGCCATCGACCGGGCCACTGTAATCGACCCAATTCGATTGCTTGCCCCAGGCTTCGCCGTCTTGAAGCCCTTCGGCATTGGTGATCTTTCCCCCTAATTTCGCATCGACCTTCATCGTTCCGGCCACGCGAATGCCAAAGCTCCCCTCTTTGGTGTCGCCAAAGTTCACATCGCCATCGGTCGCATCGAGTCGCAATTCGCAATCGATGACTCGTTGATCCTGCTGTGCGCCAAACGTAAAGGTGCGTGTGTCGCTCAACAATCGTTTGCCTGTCGCATCTCGCCATTCGTTCTTTGTGGTGACCACCACGTTGCCGGTTTTCGGATCAACCACGGCCTCCCCGGCGATTTGGACGATCTTGCCTGATCCCTCATCGTCGGCCCAAAAGTCAACGCCATTGACGTCTCCGTGCGTGAACCACAACGAGCGATGGTGGTCATGGTCGTGTTTTTCACCCGGCGTGCTGTCAAGCATTGGGAAATCACGGGTCATCCGTTGCCCACCCGGACCCTCTATCGGATAGACGATCGGCTTTCCGCCGCTGTTGGCCAAATAGGCAGCAAACAAATCCTCGCCTTGGAGGATCCGCCAGCCATCGGGGTTGGTGGTCGGAACGACCGAGAGTGTTTTTTGTTTTGCAGGTGCTTCGGCAAATGCAGGAATCGGCATCTGGAAACCGATCAGCAAAACGGTTGCGCTCAGAAAGGAATTCAATCGACGAAGGAAAGGAGTCATGGGGTGCTACTTGTCAAAGGTGGGGATTCGGAGGAAAGGCACATCAAGGCAAAAATGCTCGAGTGGACCGTCAAGGTTAAAACTGCGAGTTGGGACGTAGTGGACTTCGCCAGAGGTCCCTACGAACATTTGAGTTACGGATTTCTGGCGAAATCCACTACCCTGAAATTTATTGCTGACGGTCCACTAGTGCACGACATTGTTGCTGAACTGGTCGGGGCCGCCTAACATCGGCAGGTGTTGGTATTGAACCACTTTCCAAACGCCGCCCGTATTCTTTTGCATTCGCAGGATCAGCCGTCGCACGACGCGAAGGTCTCGAATCGATCCCGACTTGTTGCTCACGTCTGCTTTGACCGTTAGATCGACGTCTGCTTCGGTCGGGCTGCTGCCATCAATGATGTCGATGCCTCGGATCGAATTGATCTTGGCTGACTTAAAAGTATACAGGGGCAATTCTTGTCTTGCTTGCTGTTCGGCATCGGGGTCGCCGATGTATTGATACGTTTTTTCGTATTCCCCGGCTTCGACGGCCGCTGCGACTTCGAACAGGATCGTTTCGATTTGTTCGCGATCGGTGACCAACAACGATGCGGCAATCCAGGCGACGGGAATCAACAGCAGCAGAACCACACCGGCGATTCCGGGGAGGCGTTTCCCGGTTTGCAACCATCCGAACAAGAGGGCCGCGCCAATCAGCCCAAGCATCAAGGACACCATCAGCGGTTGTTCCGAAATCATGGTCATGACGGTGGGGTCCCTTTCGACAAACAGGGGTGGCGGGTTGCTACAGCCCCACCATTTCAAGCAAACGAAGCGCATTGGTGGTGGGCGAGACACCTTCCCGCATCTTGTAGTCAAACGTCATTGTATCGTGACCGTCGTCGCCCTTGGTGATCGTTTCGCGGAAATGAACGGTATGAGCCATCGAGTGGAGATCGGGTTCGTCAGCCAATTCCAAGTCATGCGTGCTGATCGCGCCGATGGACTGCAAGTTGATCAAGTGCCGCAGCACCTGGACGACAGCGATTTGGCGTTCGCGGCTGTTGGTGCCTTGAAGAATCTCGTCGAGCAAGAACAGCAACACGCGATCATCTTGCTGCGCCAGACGTCGGGCGTGATCGACGACTTGTTTGAGCCGGTGCAGCTCCGCCATGTAAAACGAGACCCCTTCGCTGAGGTTGTCACTGACGCGTATGCTTGTCGCCAACTCCATCGACGGCAGCGCGAACTCGCTCGCACACACGGGCGCCCCAGTCGCAGCCAACGCGACGTTCAATCCAATGCTTCGAAGCATGGTGCTTTTGCCCGACATGTTGCTGCCGGTCACCAACAACAACGTTCCCGATGGGCCTACCGAAACATCGTTGGTGACGCGGTCGGTATCATTCAGTAGCGGATGCCCGATCGAGACGGCGGCGAGTGTTCCACCCCCATCGCTCGTTGTTTTCCATTGCGGAAACGTCCACTGCGGATACTCATCTCGGAGCGCCGCAAGAGAGACCAACGATTCAAATTGTCCGAGAGCTTCGAACCAGTTGGAAACGACGTCACCGTACTGCTGTTGCCATTGCTCGAGCCGATGCAACACGCGGACGTCCCACAATGCGAAGGCCTGTAAAGGAAGGTAGACCAAGAACGTTGCGGCGGATTGCCGAAGTGATCCAGCCGAGGCAACCTTTTGTAACGATCGCATGCCTTCGGCAGCCGACCGTTCGCCCGTCAAA contains:
- the meaB gene encoding methylmalonyl Co-A mutase-associated GTPase MeaB, with translation MSPAPRRRQLTADDYFAGVRDRNLSVFAQALTVIESSSPRHRPIAEELLTRLLPFTGDALRIGITGVPGVGKSTFIEALGMHLVRRGLQVAVLAVDPSSGVSGGSILGDKTRMNELASEVNAFIRPSPAAGTLGGVANKTRETMFVAEAAGYDVVLVETVGVGQSETMVCDMTDCFLALMLPGAGDELQGIKRGLLELADVIAVNKADGDNRKAAELAARQYHTALESLTGHDREKAPTILTCSARDDAGIEAVWEAIETKCQMRRDRGEFIDRRQRQNLRWLWALVDEHLRRAIHTHSAVKQIYADIEQQVLLGQMPAAAGARQIFAALGLE
- the scpA gene encoding methylmalonyl-CoA mutase; translated protein: MNAIPNFTEVPLQSPAASDASLDAWKQAVSDNQDRLSWKTPEQIPINALYSADDLADCDHLDTMPGFAPFIRGPYATMYVMRPWTVRQYAGFSTAKESNAFYRRNLAAGQKGLSIAFDLATHRGYDSDHPRVAGDVGMAGVAIDSIYDMRMLFDGIPLDKMSVSMTMNGAVLPVMALYIVAAEEQGVEPEKLSGTIQNDILKEFMVRNTYIYPPEPSVRIIADIFDYTSRAMPKFNSISISGYHMQEAGATADLELAYTLADGLEYVRTGIKANLDVDAFCPRLSFFWGIGMNYFMEVAKMRAARLIWAKLIKQFDPKNPKSLSLRTHSQTSGWSLVAQDVYNNVIRTCVEAMAATHGHTQSLHTNALDEAIALPTDFSARIARNTQLFLQQETDTCSVVDAWGGSYFLEKLTHDLAQRAWGHILEVEEVGGMTKAIQAGIPKMRIEEAAARTQAHIDSGKQPVIGMNKYRLAVEDELKVLQVDNTAVRTAQIESLKKLRAERDQIEVDAKLAALTAAARDKNGNLLELAVDAARAKATVGEMSAALEEVYGRYEAPVQAVRGVYAGEIKGHDSMKKVLDLVDRFEKAEGRRPRIMVAKMGQDGHDRGQKVIASAFADLGFDVDIGPLFRTPGETAKQAVENDVHIVGVSSLAAGHLTLVPELKQELTKLGREDIMIVAGGVIPPQDYQALYDAGAAAVFGPGTVISDAAVMLLQKLADQLEISLVS
- a CDS encoding DUF6807 domain-containing protein, whose product is MTPFLRRLNSFLSATVLLIGFQMPIPAFAEAPAKQKTLSVVPTTNPDGWRILQGEDLFAAYLANSGGKPIVYPIEGPGGQRMTRDFPMLDSTPGEKHDHDHHRSLWFTHGDVNGVDFWADDEGSGKIVQIAGEAVVDPKTGNVVVTTKNEWRDATGKRLLSDTRTFTFGAQQDQRVIDCELRLDATDGDVNFGDTKEGSFGIRVAGTMKVDAKLGGKITNAEGLQDGEAWGKQSNWVDYSGPVDGKTVGITLFYHPSSFAAPCFWHVRTYGLFAANPFGVHHFTGGKPTAGVTLRAGTSLDIRCRVLLHQGKFDPEKAALEFAAYAEQAMP
- a CDS encoding glycoside hydrolase family 10, whose protein sequence is MGQFHFDVPDTVQDLVKESLWKNAYICGIEGVPWQSRSEFDGSQLTITRGIDSSGKLFLACPVEGVGYTTLSTCSLRPLDEPHLLMLELARGSCSRARVQSDAWERAGLVLSAKFNDLLQRGTDRFLDAAQRRGDPGTASEIAVEAIAFLTQALADLGDSYAMQSIAFRKQRETQIGTLLGASVVPPSPKESPHAEDYCSAFNTAAVRVSWAEIETDSGRFDYDAAEASIQWCAAQGLRVIGGPLLDFRERMLPHWLYLLEDNFESLLASVCQFVERTVVQLRGTVQLWNCASGLNTPGPLQLDDEQVMRLAVGILQTVRRNDPNTPAIMSFDQPFGEYLANHRDGISPLHFADALARSGLGMAGLGLDIRLNYSSGATLPRSAVDFGQMIDRWATLGMPLMVQLAVPGDRGVDQHATLPIETLPATPWDLDARSEQLRVAGPLIRTLLAKHCVHAVVWDGWSDAESHLLSHSGMIDENNQVRPLLEYFTRVRREFLV
- a CDS encoding phosphoribosylaminoimidazolesuccinocarboxamide synthase, with product MNPTANEPTDDLYEFDASGALLKTHLPLPRRSGKVRDVYDLGDALMIVSSDRISAFDFILPSGIPGKGRLLTQMSRFWFSRLDVRHHLRSSDVPVRVSNQFDTAPLEGRIMIVEKAKVVPFECVVRGYLEGSGLREYEASGEVCGNKLPPGLRQCDRLPEAIFTPATKAEEGHDENVSIGRMIADVGSDLALELRRKSLEIYEQASQYAATRGLLIADTKFEFGIVNDELVLVDEVLTPDSSRFWDAASYSPGAAQPSFDKQFVREYLSTCGWDKQSNPPPLPPEVIEQTAAKYHEAFQRITGESLL